One Fusarium falciforme chromosome 12, complete sequence DNA window includes the following coding sequences:
- a CDS encoding TauD domain-containing protein, translating into MDLPTGFPEQLRGPMAWDASDFSQNPAAYTLTLTESDLLAIEKAVNHFKGLGLPRGSVDRSNFPLPEDLTMKLRQINDTLNNGQGFQVVRGIDPTSYSEEEHILIFAGICAHVATHRNWFIGMLIKDDVAGVNLRPPELPVSMNFHTDVDSGPILALFMEKKSKSGGNQHLSSFWTIYNSLARESPEVIRELASSWHWEMPDKENLGGPNIVLPSRPIIGKADGRMQINFAKAYVAGDPKYPMNKGSPSLSPSQEAALKVLSDTARKHSLQLDAKAGDLVLVNNLSIMHARDAFVDDVVSGEVRHVLRLWLQDQDSWPVASSLGYIEPKKAWHVPDKHQSLRTLSEWVQLPRPIRAVDAAASQKHA; encoded by the exons ATGGACCTTCCTACCGGGTTCCCAGAACAGCTCAGGGGCCCCATGGCCTGGGATGCATCTGATTTTAGCCAGAACCCAGCGGCGTACACTCTGACACTGACTGAAAGTGACCTACTGGCAATCGAAAAAGCCGTCAACCACTTCAAGG gccttggccttccgCGAGGCTCCGTGGATCGGTCCAATTTTCCCCTCCCTGAGGATCTCACCATGAAACTCCGGCAGATCAATGATACCCTGAACAATGGACAGGGCTTTCAAGTCGTGCGCGGGATCGACCCCACCTCTTACAGTGAGGAAGAAcacatcctcatctttgctGGCATCTGTGCCCATGTGGCTACCCACCGAAACTGGTTCATCGGTATGTTGATCAAA GACGATGTGGCTGGCGTCAACTTGCGCCCGCCGGAGTTGCCAGTCTCCATG AACTTCCACACTGATGTGGACTCGGGGCCTATTCTGGCACTTTTTATGGAGAAGAAGTCCAAATCTGGTGGCAACCAACACCTCTCGAGTTTCTGGACCATCTACAATTCCCTTGCCAGGGAGTCTCCTGAGGTCATCAGGGAGCTTGCATCCAGCTGGCACTGGGAAATGCCAGACAAAGAGAATCTTGGAGGACCCAACATCGTCCTGCCATCTCGGCCAATCATTGGTAAAGCGGATGGAAGAATGCAGATCAACTTTGCCAAGGCATATGTTGCTGGCGACCCCAAGTACCCTATGAACAAGGGCTCGCCATCCTTGTCCCCATCACAAGAGGCTGCTCTCAAGGTCCTCTCTGACACAGCAAGGAAGCACAGTCTTCAGCTTGATGCCAAAGCAGGCGATCTTGTTCTAGTCAACAACCTCTCCATCATGCACGCTAGAGACGCTTTTGTTGATGACGTAGTGTCTGGCGAGGTACGACATGTGCTCCGGCTCTGGCTTCAAGATCAGGACAGTTGGCCTGTGGCTTCTTCCCTTGGCTACATCGAGCCTAAGAAGGCGTGGCATGTTCCGGATAAGCATCAGTCGCTGCGTACACTGTCTGAATGGGTTCAGCTACCCCGACCCATCCGTGCGGTTGATGCAGCTGCATCGCAAAAGCATGCCTGA
- a CDS encoding Abhydrolase-3 domain-containing protein encodes MSGLKFDPEYLKAIEPFMSGPQPPQQSNDIYGRRATMNMIMTAANDFAPAPPAVPQTVYIVRGHDEVDIKVTRFATEAASKSERPTPAVVYLHGGGFFSNSVEIFTPRIARYAHDSDLPYFAHLSESSQEFNIDPTKIIVHGDSAGGGVAAGAALLARDRKLEPPLAKQILIYPMLDDRTKVKDDDPSIELMVWKPDANVVAWDAYLSEARKNSDILPYAVPARAASLRGLPPTYIEVGALDLFRDEDIEYASRLAREDVEVEFHLWPGLPHGFDGFLNLSWYERAKESRMSALKRA; translated from the exons ATGTCTGGCCTCAAGTTTGATCCCGAGTACCTAAAGGCCATTGAGCCATTCATGAGTGGACCCCAGCCACCCCAACAGTCCAATGATATCTATGGCAGGCGGGCGACCATGAACATGATCATGACGGCGGCCAACGACTTTGCTCCTGCGCCGCCCGCTGTCCCGCAGACGGTCTATATCGTCAggggccatgatgaagtcGATATCAAAGTCACACGCTTCGCCACCGAGGCGGCTTCCAAGTCGGAAAGGCCGACACCTGCCGTGGTCTACTTACATGGCGGCGGCTTCTTCTCTAATAGCGTTGAAATCTTTACACCTCGGATCGCCCGCTATGCTCACGACTCTGACCTGCCATACTTTGCT CACTTGTCAGAGTCCTCCCAAGAGTTCAACATCGACCCTACCAAGATCATTGTCCATGGAGATagcgctggaggaggagttgCTGCTGGCGCCGCTCTGTTGGCTAGAGACCGCAAACTTGAACCTCCCCTGGCGAAGCAGATTCTGATTTATCCCATGCTCGATGACCGAACCAAAGTAAAAGATGACGATCCGAGTATCGAGCTTATGGTCTGGAAGCCGGATGCGAATGTTGTCGCCTGGGACGCTTATCTTAGCGAAGCTCGAAAGAATAGTGACATCTTGCCCTATGCAGTGCCGGCTAGAGCCGCCAGCCTGCGGGGTCTGCCGCCGACTTACATTGAGGTTGGAGCTCTGGATCTGTTTAGAGATGAAGACATTGAATATGCCTCTCGATTGGCTCGggaggatgtcgaggtcgagttcCACCTTTGGCCTGGTCTGCCGCATGGGTTCGATGGCTTCCTGAATCTCAGCTGGTATGAAAGGGCCAAGGAGAGCCGCATGAGCGCCTTGAAGAGAGCTTGA
- a CDS encoding Beta-galactosidase — protein MKFPSISRLGAFGLLATTLGGLVDLSTCQKTSDPIQDNGLTDLVQWDTHSYFINGERLFIFSGEFHYWRLPVPELWRDLLEKMKAAGFNAFSIYNSWGYHEPIPGHLDFESGAHNFTSIMTLAKEIGLYLLIRPGPYVNAEANAGGFPVWVTTGEYGGLRDDDPRFTAAWKDYWTEISHIIKPHLITNGGNVAMFQIENELGWQWDNQDKRIVHKPVANYMQLLQDTARDAGIDVPLFHNAPNTRTFAWSNDFEPNALGNVDVVGVDSYPSCWSCNLSECTGTNGQYIPYKTQDYVSYFNVQSPSQPNFLPEFQGGSYNPWGGPEGGCPSDIGPDFANLFYRDLVAQQATAISLYMMYGGTNWGWFACPVVASSYDYSSPISENRFIWDKFYETKLLTLFTRAAHDLTKTERVENSTSASTNKEILVSELRNVDNDAAFYVTRHSYSPSGTKEQFKVKVKTSEGEFLIPQYADQITINGHQSKILVTDFNFGNKKLLYSTAEVLTYSAFDKKEVLVLWLPEGETGEFTLQEHTKVKSTSKALKDLQVKAGKENVTVTYTQEKGLFTLGLEDGSTIVLVDRETAYHFWAPALDNHPLVDANNTVLVQGPYLVRSASYDEKKRKLSIYGDLDQETQVTVFAPESLKTIAWNDKRVKITSQKGNLYTIKLDKPSKFKLPSLERWKYTDSLPEIKADYKTSSTTWTVANRTNTTNNVVPDLNNPVLYVDEYDIHYGNHIYRATFPTTDSPPTGVYLNLTGGLAFGYSVWLNSDYIGSWLGRSWLGAQGQEFSFKNATLAKKENVLVVLMDNSGHDLREAALAPRGITNATLLGPSKERYEFSEWKIAGTAGSGEPSLDLIRGPLNEGGLYAERVGMHLPGFPDDKWTSYSKKTTLENPSSGVRVYRTTADLDVPKGLDVSISFKLTAPSDSTFSPTKSGYSNQVRALLFVNGYQYGRFNPYIGHQTSFPVPPGVLNYNGENTIAVTVWSQSAQGGEIKVEWELDYVHSSSFDVRFDSEYLRPGWTKDRLEYA, from the exons ATGAAGTTCCCTTCAATTTCTAGGCTTGGGGCCTTTGGCCTGCTTGCAACCACGCTTGGGGGCCTCGTGGATCTATCGACTTGCCAAAAGACGAGTGATCCAATCCAGGACAATGGGCTCACTGATCTTGTCCAATG GGATACCCACAGCTATTTCATCAACGGAGAAAGACTCTTTATCTTCTCGGGCGAG TTCCATTATTGGCGTCTGCCAGT CCCCGAGCTATGGAGAGATctcttggagaagatgaaggctgCTGGTTTCAACGCCTTTTCCATCTACAACAGTTGGGGCTACCACGAGCCTATCCCAGGTCACCTCGACTTTGAGAGCGGCGCCCACAACTTTACTTCCATCATGACGCttgccaaggagattggACTTTACCTGCTCATCCGTCCTGGACCTTACGTCAATGCCGAGGCAAACGCTGGTGGATTCCCCGTGTGGGTCACTACAGGAGAGTATGGAGGTCTACGTGACGATGATCCCCGGTTCACGGCAGCTTGGAAGGACTACTGGACCGAGATTTCCCACATTATTAAGCCCCATCTTATTACAAACGGTGGAAACGTAGCTATGTTCCAG ATCGAAAATGAATTGGGCTGGCAGTGGGACAACCAAGACAAGAGAATTGTCCATAAGCCTGTCGCCAACTACATGCAGCTGCTGCAGGACACTGCCAGAGATGCTGGAATCGACGTGCCACTATTCCACAATGCTCCAAACACT CGAACATTTGCCTGGTCTAACGACTTTGAGCCTAATGCACTGGGCAACGTCGACGTCGTAGGCGTCGACAGCTATCCCTCTTGTTGGAGCTGCAACTTGAGCGAGTGTACTGGCACCAATGGCCAATACATTCCTTAT AAAACTCAAGACTACGTCTCGTATTTCAATGTCCAATCTCC ATCGCAACCCAACTTCCTCCCCGAGTTCCAAGGCGGCTCTTACAACCCATGGGGTGGACCTGAAGGAGGTTGTCCCAGTGATATTGGTCCTGACTTTGCCAACCTCTTCTACCGTGATCTTGTGGCTCAACAGGCTACGGCGATCTCCCTTTACATGATGTACGGTGGCACTAACTGGGGTTGGTTTGCTTGTCCTGTGGTTG CTTCGAGCTACGATTATTCTTCGCCCATCTCGGAGAACCGCTTCATCTGGGACAAGTTCTACGAGACCAAGCTGCTCACTCTGTTCACCCGAG CCGCGCACGACTTGACCAAGACCGAGCGAGTGGAAAAC AGCACATCGGCTTCTACCAACAAAGAGATTCTCGTCTCTGAGTTGAGAAATGTCGACAATGATGCCGCGTTCTACGTGACCCGACACAGTTACTCTCCCTCTGGTACCAAGGAACagttcaaggtcaaggtcaagaccTCTGAGGGAGAAT TCTTGATTCCTCAGTACGCTGACCAGATCACCATTAACGGCCATCAGTCCAAGATCCTCGTCACCGATTTCAACTTTGGCAACAAGAAGCTGCTGTACTCGACGGCCGAAGTTTTGACATATTCGGCATTTGATAAGAAGGAAGTCCTTGTCCTCTGGCTTCCCGAGGGTGAGACTGGCGAGTTTACTCTTCAAGAGCATACCAAGGTCAAGTCCACAAGCAAAGCTCTGAAGGATCTGCAGGTCAAGGCGGGCAAGGAGAATGTCACTGTGACGTACACTCAAGAGAAGGGACTTTTCACTCTCGGTTTAGAAGATGGGTCAACTATTGTCCTCGTTGACCGTGAAACGGCATACCATTTCTGGGCCCCTGCTCTGGATAACCACCCGCTTGTGGATGCGAACAATACCG TTTTGGTTCAAGGCCCTTACCTTGTCCGCTCGGCCTCTTacgatgagaagaagcgTAAGCTCAGCATTTACGGAGACCTGGACCAGGAAACACAGGTGACCGTCTTTGCACCTGAGTCCCTGAAGACAATCGCCTGGAACGACAAGAGGGTCAAGATCACATCCCAGAAGGGGAATCTCTACACTATCAAGCTTGACAAGCCCTCTAAGTTCAAGCTCCCTAGCCTGGAACGATGGAAGTACACGGATAGTTTGCCCGAGATTAAGGCTGACTACAAGACTTCTTCCACAACCTGGACTG TCGCGAACCGGACCAACACTACCAACAATGTGGTCCCTGATCTCAACAACCCCGTCCTATACGTTGATGAGTACGATATTCACTACGGCAACCACATCTACCGAGCCACGTTCCCTACAACTGATTCGCCACCTACTGGTGTTTACCTGAACCTCACTGGTGGTCTCGCTTTTGGTTACTCAGTTTGGCTGAACTCAGACTACATTGGCTCTTGGCTCGGGCGATCCTGGCTCGGCGCCCAGGGACAGGAATTCTCATTCAAGAATGCCACactcgccaagaaggagaacgTCTTGGTCGTTTTGATGGACAACTCAGGCCATGACCTTCGTGAAGCTGCGCTGGCTCCTCGAGGTATCACCAACGCAACACTGCTTGGCCCAAGCAAGGAGCGCTACGAGTTCTCTGAGTGGAAGATTGCAGGCACTGCAGGAAGTGGTGAGCCTTCTCTTGACCTAATCCGAGGTCCACTCAACGAAGGTGGACTGTACGCCGAGCGTGTTGGTATGCATCTTCCTGGCTTCCCAGACGACAAGTGGACGTCTTACTCCAAGAAGACGACTTTGGAGAACCCTTCTTCGGGTGTCCGGGTGTACCGGACAACTGCAGACTTGGATGTCCCCAAGGGTCTTGAtgtctccatctccttcaagCTGACCGCCCCCTCCGACTCGACATTCTCGCCTACCAAGTCTGGATACAGCAACCAAGTGAGAGCCCTACTGTTTGTCAACGGATACCAGTACGGCAGATTCAACCCCTACATCGGCCATCAGACCTCTTTCCCTGTTCCTCCCGGTGTGCTCAACTACAACGGAGAGAACACCATTGCAGTGACAGTTTGGAGCCAAAGtgctcaaggaggagagATCAAGGTTGAGTGGGAGCTTGACTACGTTCACTCTTCTAGCTTTGATGTGAGGTTCGACAGCGAGTACCTCCGCCCGGGTTGGACAAAGGATAGACTGGAGTATGCGTGA